In Halorientalis sp. LT38, a genomic segment contains:
- a CDS encoding ATP-dependent helicase: protein MGERDLLAAESVDFDPAAVDVDDEHVLDLLDPVVREWWVEQFGEYVPQNGGYFTPPQKEAIPLIHEGTNTLVASPTGSGKTLASFTGIINELFARERDAGLENSVYCLYVSPLKSLANDIHRNLEVPLEGITEKLDARGEDVEIRHAIRHGDTPDSERQRMLAETPHILNTTPETLAILLNSPKFREKLRTVEYVIVDEIHSLAENKRGTHLSVSLERLEGLAARSPTRIGCSATVEPLDTMAEFLVGQTDPGDSESRSDSTTSSGEAREPREPREYELVDTRFVREFDVELTCPADDLINTPRDLITDRFYRDLHELIDDHTTTLVFTNTRSGAERVLQNLRERYDHFDGDNSACHHGSLSTEERQRVEGMLKAGELDVVTTSTSLELGIDMPDLDLVVQVGSPKSVAALLQRVGRAGHQLGETVTGRVIALDRDELVECAVMLKKAEEGFVDRVFVPENAQDVAAQHVYGMAINGPRPEREVKGILQRAYPYRGYGDDEWEQLCRYLTADYEGLEDRNVYAKIWRDENDPPDGEHHYEDFPVGEPLIGKRGRLARVIYMTNIGTIPDSFTCDVITRSDDRWVGQLDESYLDTLESGDVFVLGGTNFEYRYRRGSKVYVDPTSARPTVPSWFSERLPLSYDLGREILAFQRELVAKLTDRGPAAVRHWLREFPLDDDSVRAITRMFEEQVAFAGPESVSTDERLVIETEMDRNEYERRYYVHSNYGRRFNDGFSRVLAYRVAQTANANVQVAVADHGFSLSMPLNRKVDLAGIIRDLDPDQVRADLRASLTGTDLLKRYFRINATRSLMILKRYKGYEKSASQQQVSSEMLLGFAEDLPNFAVIEETYREILSDKLDVAAIERVLEDVQSGDLAVVSHRVQTPSPRAFGLATLMASDVVLAEDESEVLREFHERVLDEIGEDTGVATGG from the coding sequence GAGAGCGCGACCTGCTCGCCGCCGAGTCGGTGGACTTCGACCCCGCGGCCGTCGACGTCGACGACGAGCACGTCCTGGACCTGCTCGACCCCGTCGTCCGCGAGTGGTGGGTCGAGCAGTTCGGCGAGTACGTCCCCCAGAACGGCGGCTACTTCACGCCGCCCCAGAAGGAGGCGATCCCGCTGATCCACGAGGGGACGAACACGCTCGTCGCCTCGCCGACCGGGAGCGGCAAGACGCTCGCCAGTTTCACCGGTATCATCAACGAGCTGTTCGCCCGCGAACGCGACGCGGGCCTCGAAAACTCCGTCTACTGCCTCTACGTCTCGCCCCTGAAGTCGCTGGCCAACGACATCCACCGCAACCTGGAGGTCCCGCTGGAGGGCATCACCGAGAAGCTCGACGCGCGGGGCGAGGACGTGGAGATCCGCCACGCGATCCGCCACGGCGACACGCCCGACAGCGAGCGCCAGCGGATGCTCGCGGAGACGCCACACATCCTCAACACGACGCCGGAGACGCTCGCGATCCTCCTCAATTCCCCGAAGTTCCGGGAGAAACTCCGGACCGTCGAGTACGTCATCGTCGACGAGATCCACAGCCTCGCCGAGAACAAGCGCGGCACGCACCTCTCGGTGTCACTGGAACGGCTGGAGGGGCTCGCAGCGCGTTCGCCCACCCGGATCGGCTGTTCGGCGACGGTCGAGCCCCTCGATACGATGGCGGAGTTCCTGGTGGGACAGACCGACCCCGGGGATAGCGAGTCGCGCAGCGACTCGACGACTTCGAGCGGCGAGGCCCGCGAGCCGCGAGAACCCCGCGAGTACGAACTCGTCGACACCCGGTTCGTCCGGGAGTTCGACGTGGAACTGACCTGCCCGGCCGACGACCTGATCAACACGCCGCGGGACCTGATCACCGATCGGTTCTACCGGGACCTGCACGAACTGATCGACGACCACACCACGACGCTCGTCTTCACGAACACGCGCTCGGGGGCCGAGCGGGTCCTGCAGAACCTGCGGGAGCGCTACGATCACTTCGACGGGGACAACTCGGCCTGTCACCACGGCAGCCTCTCGACCGAGGAGCGCCAGCGCGTCGAGGGCATGCTCAAGGCCGGCGAACTCGACGTGGTGACGACCTCGACGAGCCTCGAACTGGGAATCGACATGCCAGACCTCGACCTCGTAGTACAGGTCGGCTCGCCGAAATCCGTCGCCGCCCTGCTCCAGCGGGTGGGCAGGGCCGGACACCAGCTCGGGGAGACGGTGACCGGGCGCGTGATCGCGCTGGACCGGGACGAACTGGTCGAGTGCGCGGTGATGCTGAAGAAGGCCGAGGAGGGGTTCGTCGACCGCGTGTTCGTCCCCGAGAACGCACAGGACGTGGCCGCCCAGCACGTCTACGGTATGGCGATCAACGGCCCCCGTCCCGAACGCGAAGTGAAGGGAATCCTCCAGCGGGCCTACCCCTACCGTGGGTACGGCGACGACGAGTGGGAGCAGTTGTGCCGCTACCTGACCGCCGACTACGAGGGGCTGGAGGACCGCAACGTCTACGCGAAGATCTGGCGCGACGAGAACGATCCGCCCGACGGCGAACACCACTACGAGGATTTCCCGGTCGGCGAGCCCCTGATCGGCAAGCGCGGCCGACTGGCACGGGTCATCTACATGACCAACATCGGGACCATCCCGGACTCGTTCACCTGTGACGTGATCACCCGGAGCGACGACCGGTGGGTCGGACAGCTCGACGAGTCCTACCTCGACACCCTCGAGTCGGGCGACGTGTTCGTCCTCGGCGGGACCAACTTCGAGTACCGCTACCGCCGGGGCTCGAAAGTGTACGTCGACCCGACGAGCGCGCGCCCGACGGTTCCGTCGTGGTTCTCCGAGCGACTGCCCCTCTCGTACGACCTCGGCCGGGAGATCCTGGCCTTCCAGCGCGAACTGGTCGCGAAGCTGACCGATCGCGGCCCGGCGGCGGTCCGCCACTGGCTGCGGGAGTTCCCGCTCGACGACGACAGCGTCCGCGCGATCACCCGGATGTTCGAAGAGCAGGTCGCCTTCGCCGGTCCCGAGAGCGTCAGCACGGACGAGCGACTGGTGATCGAGACGGAGATGGATCGCAACGAGTACGAACGTCGCTACTACGTCCACTCCAACTACGGGCGGCGGTTCAACGACGGGTTCTCGCGCGTGCTGGCTTACCGGGTCGCACAGACCGCCAACGCGAACGTCCAGGTCGCCGTCGCCGACCACGGCTTCAGCCTGTCGATGCCCCTCAACCGGAAGGTGGACCTGGCGGGCATCATTCGAGACCTCGATCCAGACCAGGTCAGGGCCGACCTCAGGGCCAGCCTAACGGGGACCGACCTCTTGAAGCGGTACTTCCGGATCAACGCGACGCGGTCGCTGATGATTCTGAAACGCTACAAGGGCTACGAGAAGTCGGCGAGCCAGCAACAGGTCTCTAGTGAGATGCTACTCGGGTTCGCCGAGGACCTGCCGAACTTCGCGGTGATCGAGGAGACCTATCGCGAGATCCTCTCGGACAAACTCGACGTCGCGGCCATCGAGCGCGTCCTCGAGGACGTCCAGAGCGGTGATCTGGCGGTGGTCTCCCATCGCGTCCAGACGCCCAGTCCGCGGGCGTTCGGACTGGCGACGCTGATGGCCTCGGACGTGGTCCTCGCCGAGGACGAGAGCGAGGTCCTCCGGGAGTTCCACGAGCGCGTGCTCGACGAGATCGGTGAGGATACCGGCGTCGCGACGGGCGGCTGA
- a CDS encoding DUF7331 family protein, with the protein MQQRENTGRFVEEEAPDGTVVIYDSQNRRAWLQSDAAVDLGRQT; encoded by the coding sequence ATGCAGCAAAGAGAAAACACTGGACGGTTCGTCGAGGAAGAGGCCCCCGACGGAACCGTCGTTATCTACGACTCACAGAACCGCCGCGCGTGGCTCCAGTCCGACGCAGCCGTCGATCTCGGCCGACAGACCTGA